The nucleotide window GGTCGGGCCGAAGAACTGGATGATACGCGGCCACCACATCTCGAAGGCCTCCTGTGTCTTCTCTTGGGTCGCCTTCGACCCGTTCATCAGTTCGGAGAGGATGGATTCGCCGTGCTTGACGTGGAAGCCCTCTTCGAAGCACACCTTGTCCATCGCGTGCGCGTACGGCGTCCACGACGTGTTCTTGAGCGTGGCCTGTCGATGCATGGCCGCGCCGTCGACGAAGAACGCAATCATGGGGACTTCGTGCCACGACTCCATCGGGTAGTGGAAGCAGTTGAGGAACTTTCCTTCGCCGTTGGCGAGTTCGTCCAACATCTCGTCGCGGGTCTTGATACCGAGCGATTCCGCCGCCCGGTAGAGCAGTTGCGCGTGTCCGATCTCGTCTTGGACTTTCGCCGAGAACGCGAGTTTACGGTCGATACTCGGTGCTTGGCGGATGAACGGCTTTTCGAGGTAGCCGCCCATCACTTCGCTGTTCGCGTGGAACTGAATCATGCGAGTCGCGGCTTTGCGGTACTCCTCAGGCATGTCGTCCTTCGGAGCGAACTGCCGCGGTCCAGCGCGTTCTTTGACAGTTTCGAGGTCCATCAGTCTATGTGGAACTATCATGGATAACCACTTACGAATTGGCCCGCCTATAGACGGCCTTTATATACACGTGTCGTGTATCTTCCACCGATGATAGAGGAGTGTCTCGTGGCCGAGTTTCGAATTGACGGGGACGACTGTCCGCTCGCGCGGGCAACCGAGGAAGTCCCCGCCACAGTCGATGCGGCCGCGCCGCAACTCCGTGCCGACGGGAACGTTCTCCTCCACTTTTCCGCTTCGAGCGACGACCGATTGGCAGCGACTCTCGACGCCGACGACGATATTCGGTACCTTCACGTCACCCGGGGGGACGACGCTCACACGTATCGGTGTCTCTCGAAACACCCGTGTGTCGTCCACGAACTCGTCGACGTCGGCTTCCTCGTCGAATCGATGGAGTACAACGACGGCGGCGCGACGATGCGAGGTGCCGTCGTCGGCTACGACGTGCTCCGCGGCGTCATGGAGAAGGCTGGACACACCGTCGGTATTCAACTCCAGCGCGTCTATCCACTCAGGTCGGACGAGACGCCACCTGTTGGACGAGCGTGGGACCTCACACCGGCCCAAGAAGAGAGCCTTCGCGTCGCGGTCGAGATGGGATATTTCGAACTCCCGCGGACGATTACGGCCGAAGACGTGGCCGACGAACTCGGTATTAGCAAATCCGCGTTTCTGGAACGACTTCGGCGGGCGCAACAGTCGCTGTTCGGGACGCTGTTTGGGTGATGTTTCGGGACGTTATTTGGCTGCTGCGGGCTGCCGGTCGGGACGACTTCCAGTGAGTGACCGGCTATTCGGGGAGGCTATTTATTTCGTGTCCGTGTAGCGAGGGTATGCGAGTCGAAGACGCGGACGGAGTCAGGACGGTAACGTTCGACCGACCCGACGTGAAGAACGCCTTTACCGCCGACGTGGCGCGCGACCTCTCTGCGGCGCTCGAAAACCTCTCACCCGAAGCCGTCGACGCCGTCGTGTTGACCGGCGACGGCGACGCGTTTAGTGCCGGTGGCGACATCCAAGCGATGGCCGAACGCGACGAGACGGCACGTGAAGCGTACGAGCGCGTTCGCGGGACGCTCGGACGCGTGGCAGAAGCAATTCTCACCGCACCGGTTCCGGTTATCGCCCGCGTCAACGGGGACGCCGTCGGCGCTGGCACGTCTGTCGTCGCCGCCTGCGACTTCGCCTATGCCGTCCAAGGGGCACGGTTTGGCGCGTCGTTCGTGAACGTCGGCCTCGTCCCCGATGCCGGCGGGACGGTGACGCTTCCGCGACTCGTCGGCCTTCGGGCGGCGAAAGAACTGGCGTTCACCGGGAAACTTATCTCGGCCGAGCGGGCCGCCGACCTCGACTTGGTGAACGAGGTTGTGGACGCGGACGAACTCGATACGGTCGTCGACGAAATGGCCGAGACACTCGCCTCCCGACCGACTGAGACGCTGGCGCTCGCAAAAGAAGCGATTCACGCGAATCTCGGTCGTCCGTGGCCCGATGGCCTCGAACGCGAGGCGCAAGCGCAGACGCTAGCTTACGATACCGATGCGCACGAAGAGGGCGTTTCGGCGTTCTTGGAGAAGCGTCGCCCCGATTTCGAATAGGTCTAAGCGCGCTTCACCACATAATAAAGCGTTCCGAGTGTGGGGACACAGAACGCTATTGTCGGCCACACGATTCTGTTCGGCCGATACGAGGCGTACTCCTTGTGCTGTAACTGAGCGTCAGCAAAAATCACAACTGGGGCGATCAGCCACGCAATACCGAATACGAGCAATGCTTGATCTGCGGTCACCGCTTCAGTGCTCGGGCCGCCGAACGCATATAACAGCCCCCAACCTTGCGCGCACAAAGAAATAATTACCCACTTTAACCGGCCTCCTGCCGATTCTTTATCTGGTTCGACCGGAACGGGAATCGTTCCGTCGTCGTTGAGTTTCTCTGGATCATAATTCCTCAGAGTTTCTGACACGTGTGAATCAGAACAGCCAACTGCGTTTGCAATGCGCGTGTTAGACCAGCCAGGATTATCTCGCTTTTTATAGAGAATAGTCTGCTGCTTTGCTGTAAGCTGTTTATTTTCGTATCTCATCTCTCCCCCGACTTAGCTGAATCGGTCGATTAAGTATCCCAATCCCCATATTAGAAAAAATTTCAATAAGATATATTGAATGTTACTAAATCAAACCCCGTCTATAGTTATAATTCAAGAAACTCCTCTGCGTTCTCCCAGAGAAGCTTGCGCTTGACCTCGTCCGAGGCGTCGAAGTGGTCGTCGAACGATTCGAACCACTGTTCCGGCCGAATCATCGGGTAGTCGGTGCCGAACATCACCTTGTCCTGCAGGACCGTCTTCGCGTAGTGTAGCACTTGCTCGTCGATGTACTTGGGAAGCCACCCGGAGAGGTCCATGTAGACGTTCCCCTTCTGCTGGCAGATAGCCAGTTGCTCTTGTTCCCACGGGAACGCCGGGTGGGCGATGAGAATCTTGAGGTCGGGGTGCTCCGCCGCCACGTCGTCGATGAGCATCGGATTTCCGTACTTGATTTTCAGTCCGCGCCCGCCCGGCGAACACGCACCGAGTGTCGAGTTGCCGCCGTGGAAGACGACGGGCACTCCGAGGTCTTCGATGGTGTCGAACAGTTCCGTGTGCTCGTCGTCACTCGGGTCGAATCCCTGTGCGATTTGCTGGAACTTGAAGCCCGAAAGTCCGAGGTCTTCGACGCAGCGGATGGCCTCCTCGACGCAGTCGTCCTTCAGCGGGTCGACGCTTCCGAATCCGATGAAGAAGTCCGGGTGTTCGTCGCGAACGTCGGCAACGTAGTCGTTCGGCACCGGCGGATTCCCCGTGTTCGTCTCGGCGTCCCACCCGAGGAGAATCGCCTTGCCGATTCCGTGGTCGTGATACTCTTCGATCATCTCCTCGTAGTCCCACGTCTCCATCTCCGCGCCGAATCTGTTCGCCGCGTCCTGCATCATTTCGCCACCGGCGTCTTCGAGGAACTCCGCCGTCGGCTGGTGTGCGTGCGTGTCGATAATGCGCGGCTCGTCGAGCGAATCCCTCACGGTCATCAATGTACGACGGTTGCCGGATGATAAAAATCGAACGGACGGGGCTTACGATTGGATGGTCCCGGTGACGATATCGGAGACCCGCTGGCGGTCGAATAGTCGCTCATCGGACGGAATTTCGGGGTAGGACGTTTCGCTTCCGTCTCCCGGCCACTCACCAAACACGTCCGGATAGACCTGTTTCGCGGTCATTTCGAGTTGGAAGAGATTCGTGAGCGGTCCCTGGAACGGCGTCCCGGAACTGTACACGCGGTCGTTTTGTACTGCCGTCAGTTCGCTGCCGACAGGGTGAGATTCCAAGGTCTCACGGGTCGACGCGACATCGTAGAATTCTCCGACTCCGAAGTTGTGGAGAATGACGTCCGGGTCGATTTCTAACATCGCTTCGTAGTCGAGTTGTCCGTCGGCGTTCTCGTCGTACGTCTGGTCGTTGTCGACGAAGGCGTCTCGGGCACCGAGCGGGCGGACGTGCGCCTTTGCGAATCCTGGGCTGTTTATCTCGTACGGACGGAACGCCCCGTCTCGGTAGATAAGGAGTCCGACAGTCGGTCGCTCTTCTTCCGGCGGCAGGTCGCGTTTGATGGTGTTCAACAGCGACTCGTGCTCCTCGTGGAGTGCCTGCTGTCGCTCTTGTTCTTGGAACACCGCCGCGATTTTTTCCGAGAGTTCCCAGAGCGTGTAGTACTGGTAGCCGTCGCGGCATCCTTCGGGTGGCTGGGCGTGTTCCCGACTGTATCGATTCCCGACCCACGGCCCGATGTTCTCTCGAACCTCCCTGATATCGGATGTGTCCCAATCATCTGCAAACGACAGCAGCCAACACGGGTCTTGGAGGTGAACGTCGGCGTCGATTTCGTAGAAGAGTTCCTTGTCGACGCCGTCGTTCCACACCTGTTTGACGTTCGCCGCGTCGAATGATGCCCCGTCGACTGCGTCGTAGTAGTAATTCAATGTCGATGCATAACTGCTAGAGGACCCGAGTGATGCAATCGAATCACCGTGGCCGAAGGCGATAGCCATATCTGCGTAGTGGGGGCTGTACGCGTACACCGTCTGGGGAACGGCAGTAAACGAGACTTCGCCTATCGGTGCCATCGTCACCGAGAACGAATCGTCTTCGGGCGTGCTCGCCTGTGTCGTCGGGGTCGTTGCTGTCTCTGTTTCTGTCGAGGTCGTTTCAGTCAGTGTTGGCTTTCCACTACTGTCGCTTGTACACCCCGCGAGCAGTCCGCTGCTCACCAGCGCACCGGTGTAGGCCAAGTAGTCGCGCCGTGTCGGGCTATCCTCAGTCTCATTGTCACGTGCCATGTTTTAGGCTGGCCTAAATGATGTAAAGAAGTTCCGAAGTTTAGGCCGAGAAAACAGTGTGCCGAGTCTCGTCCGGGTACTATTCGAGTAACCAGACTACATCGTCTCCGAGAAGACTTATTTATACTCCTGATTGTAATTATATGGCTCTGGTGAATCACTAGACGGCGTCGGTTTCAACCGTTAGAACTTGGAAGATGAAGCGGGAAACCGGCGATAGTTCATGTCGAAGATCTCCCGCTTCATCAAGAAAGCAGTCACGTTAGCTAAAAATGTTGTTGGTGACCGAGTCGAAGTCGCCGCCCCCGAAGAGTGGTCGAAAGGGCTCGTCGGCTTCAAGCCCGCACCAGTGTTCGACATCTCGCAGACCGACGGCGACCCACTCCCGGAACTCGACACCGCTGCAACGGGCGACCCCGAGACGCTCGTCGTGGACCTCATCGAAATCGAATCGGAACTAGGCGTGACAGTCCGCATCGTTGACCCCGACGACTGGCGGCATGGGAGAGCCAAAGGCGTCTGTCAGTCTCGGAGCGTCCAAGATCTCACCCCACTCGTCGAAGTAAAGAGTCGACCGAATCAGGCGGATCTCGCGGCGACGATCATCCACGAGTACGCACACGCAATTCTTCAGCTTCCATAATTCGCGGGTGGGCAGTCATGGAAGCGTCCGCGAGTGGTTCATACAATTTGCGCAATACTATAACTTCAAACGACCGCATCAATCGCTCGACGGACGAACGCCGGTTGAGGAGGTCACTAACTAGACAGTGCCTGGTTGAACAATATACCGAGGAACGGAACACTAGGCTGGTGTTGGACTTCACCCTCGAACCCAGTGGGTCGGAAAGCTCGTCCTCATAGATTGTTCACATAGTGCTTGCGAGAGCATTGTGTTTCGTGGTAAAATGGAGGGATGGGAACACTCTCCCACAAATATGGGAGTTCCGACACCACTACTCGGGAAGTAACAGGGGTGTGAAAAATCGCGAGGGTGTTAAGTGGTCAACTGACAAGTACTGCTATCTTATTTAGATGTTGTAGTAGATCTCGACTTTGGCATCCGGATTCTCCCACGTCGTGGCGTAGGAGATAGCAGCAGTAGTGTCGTACTTGTCAAGATTGTCATAACCGTTCAGAGATCCAGTCACGTCTTGTCCACTTATTGAATCTGAGGACTCACAGTTACTTTCCTTGTGGATATCAGCACCATGCTCGTTTGCAATGGTGAATCCATAGTCACCATCGCCCTCAACTGTAATCCTAGCATTTCCACCCTCGTCGGTGGAGTCTGCGTCGACGGTTAGGTCACCAAACATTCTGATTTCCGTGATTAGGCCATCGAAGGTCTCCTCAACCTGACCACCATTAAGCTCTCCATAGACACCGGGTGAGTGACTAAAGTCTAATTCGTAGGTCCCATTCCCCTCAATCGTAACCGTGTGCTCAGCGGCAGCGACTGGCTCAACACTAGTGAGAATGCCACCAGCGATGCCAGCGGTTGCGAGGCTCTTCTTCACGAACGATCGTCGGGTCTCAGTACCTTTCTCAGGCATGCACTTCGGGATATGGTAGTGACAGTATTATAACTTAATATATGATACAAGTAGAAAATTATATGTAACTCAGTATGAAAATTCGTCTGTCAAATCTGTGGGCTGCGTTTCTGGTAGTGTTCAGATAAGCTGATTCCATGCGAAGGCGAATGATCTGAGCCAATCGTCAGCAGTTTTTGCTTCGGCGTTGCTGAAACAGTTTGAGAACGAGGAAGTTCTTCATTTTATCTTACGAAAAACACGTTCAACGCTGTTTCGATCCCCGTGTTTTTCATACCGGAATCGAAGGCCGTGTCGGTTGCAGGTGTCTTTCAGCGGTGTCGCGCCATCGGCGAGAAACACGGCGTCGTCGACGTCGTGTTTCTCGCGGAGTTCATGGAAGAACGAATGAGCGAGAACGTTGTTCTCGTCGGTTCAAGCTTCGTGTGGAGTAATTCGCTCGTCTCTGGATCGACGACAGCGTACAGCCAGTACTGTTCGTCATTGAGTCGAATCACGGTTTCATCGACCGCAACGTGATTCGGGCGTCGACCGCCGTCGGCTGTAGATCGGCTTTGTGAACCCAGTTGTGAACGGTAGAACGAGCTCGTTTAACACCGAATATTTCAAGAATGGAAACAGTACCCGAAAGCGATACTCCAGCAAGATGGAGCTGAATACTGAGCTTCATCAGCAACTGCGGTGTCGCTTCTCGTTCCACAAGCTCTAACTCGATCTGGTCGAGATTACCGCCGAGGCTAGCGTTTTCGGGATAAATCACTCAGAAAACGCTCCACCTCACCTTTCAATCCTTATCTGAACACCGCCCTTGGCTGAGCGTCGGAGAGTTTTCTCCGGAAACGATGGGGTGTCTCGAGGTCCAACCGTATCATTGGGACGAGAAGAATACAGATTCACTTACTGACCACGACGTAGGAGGACTCGAGACTGGGTGGTACGAACACTAGTAGACGAACTCTACTGGGTGGTACGAACACTAGTAGACGAACTCTACTGGGGACCGAGGTACCGCCTGCACTCTACAATCATTTCGTTGGCGAATGACTCAGTCACTTGTCCCTGTGGGTTGACGACAGCGTCATGTTTGATTGTAGCGACGACCCAGGGTAAGCAGTACGAGGTCTTGCTTGGGTCTTTGCCACTAACCCAGTCGTCTCCAAGTTCGTAGTTCCACAGAAGATTACTTGTGGTCAGGGCTGCACACAGATACTCCTCTCCAGGGTATGGGAATGAGTCCGCAGCAAGAACTAACCAGAGGCGTGGTTTTGACCCACGTCGGAACGGTTCCGGTACCCAGAATACGTCTCCTTTCTGGAAGCGAGCGGTGTCAGTCACGCTGTTTGCGTGGGTCAACGGCGTGTTCTTGCCATTCGTCGTATTCAAATGGTTCCTCTTCGCGACTAGCTGCAACAGCATCAGCATGGTTGGCTGCAGCGTCAAGGCTCAAGACGTGGTCACTAACACGCCAGTACTTGCCTCGATGCTCGACTCGACCTCGTTCTCTGAGCCTGACGAGAGTCGGGCCGACCGACCCGGATTTGACGGACGTCCGTTCGACGATCTCGCCTTGTGTGAACGCTTGGTGAGCATTCTGCTCTAAGAATGAGAGGATTTTGTAGGCGTTTGTCCCTGGACTTGGGCTGTCGTTGCCGTCGTTAATTGTCTCGAAACGGTCGTCGCTGATGGGCAGAATATATTAAATGTACTAAACTGTATTGAATGTATTGGGAATGCAGAACCAGTGCCTGTTCGAATACCAGCGGTTAGACTGACTAGTGCAATCACCGGCGTATCTTGTGACGGCTTAGGTAAAACGAGTTAAGTTCAATGAAACTGTAGTCACAATCTGTTCTGATTAGTATTGTGTACTTATTGGAATATAACTGAGTATACTGGGAATTTTCGTGTCGTGACTGTTATCCGAAAACAGACCAGTCTAATGCTACGTTTTCCTATTAAGTTCCCGAGGATACAACTGTTCAGATAATGAATTCTTGTGGATTTACTCTGTAATAGGCTACTTTCTATCGATTGTATCTGAGAAGTCATGTTGACAATACGGAATCTGGCTGGGGATGTGATCATTTATTTTTATAATCAGTAAGAACCCCCGTTGACTAAGCGCTTCTATAGTGTTGTTAATATTACAAAATACTATATTGAATATCGTGGACGATGGCGAGATTGTCACCGACGAGTCCGTCACAGAATTCGTGGACCTGTTCCGGACGCAGGCCTACGAAGTCGTCGTCGAAGACGAGGTTCCGACGACGGCCCGCGAGCAGATCGAACGCGAGTTCAACGTCAACGAGTGGGAGAAGCGCGGCGACTGGACGGTCTGCGAAGTCTCGATGGCCGACCGCGCGCTCGTCCACGACCTGATGGGAGTCCTCAAGGAGTTCGACCTCGCGCCGCGGTCGGTGTCAGTCGCCGAAGCCGACCTCGAAGAGGTGTTCCTCGAAGTGACTAGCGAGGCCGATGCCCCGCGAGAGCGGGACGCCGACCGAGTGACGGAGAGCCGAGCATGAGTGCACGCCACCTCTACCTGTTCACGAGGGCGTCGTTCTTTAAATCGCTCATTCTACCGAGAATTTCGTGAACTCGTCGTGAAATGTGTCGTTCATAACATCAAGCGTGCCTCAACATAGCCAAATCAACCGCAATATGGCGATTCACCAGAGCCAATTATATATGAAACGACGCGATCTTTTAACATTTGGTTCTGCAGGACTATCTATTGGTATAACTGGGTGTATTTCAGAATTTGATAAGAACACTGAACCAAAGTCAACAAACGACGGGACTATGAGCGGTTCGAAGAAGACTGAAAAGCCCGAATTACAGAGTACCGGTGTCTATCCAGATGAAATAGAACGTGAATTCATC belongs to Haloferax mediterranei ATCC 33500 and includes:
- a CDS encoding MarR family transcriptional regulator is translated as MPISDDRFETINDGNDSPSPGTNAYKILSFLEQNAHQAFTQGEIVERTSVKSGSVGPTLVRLRERGRVEHRGKYWRVSDHVLSLDAAANHADAVAASREEEPFEYDEWQEHAVDPRKQRD
- a CDS encoding ABC transporter substrate-binding protein; this translates as MARDNETEDSPTRRDYLAYTGALVSSGLLAGCTSDSSGKPTLTETTSTETETATTPTTQASTPEDDSFSVTMAPIGEVSFTAVPQTVYAYSPHYADMAIAFGHGDSIASLGSSSSYASTLNYYYDAVDGASFDAANVKQVWNDGVDKELFYEIDADVHLQDPCWLLSFADDWDTSDIREVRENIGPWVGNRYSREHAQPPEGCRDGYQYYTLWELSEKIAAVFQEQERQQALHEEHESLLNTIKRDLPPEEERPTVGLLIYRDGAFRPYEINSPGFAKAHVRPLGARDAFVDNDQTYDENADGQLDYEAMLEIDPDVILHNFGVGEFYDVASTRETLESHPVGSELTAVQNDRVYSSGTPFQGPLTNLFQLEMTAKQVYPDVFGEWPGDGSETSYPEIPSDERLFDRQRVSDIVTGTIQS
- a CDS encoding amidohydrolase family protein, encoding MTVRDSLDEPRIIDTHAHQPTAEFLEDAGGEMMQDAANRFGAEMETWDYEEMIEEYHDHGIGKAILLGWDAETNTGNPPVPNDYVADVRDEHPDFFIGFGSVDPLKDDCVEEAIRCVEDLGLSGFKFQQIAQGFDPSDDEHTELFDTIEDLGVPVVFHGGNSTLGACSPGGRGLKIKYGNPMLIDDVAAEHPDLKILIAHPAFPWEQEQLAICQQKGNVYMDLSGWLPKYIDEQVLHYAKTVLQDKVMFGTDYPMIRPEQWFESFDDHFDASDEVKRKLLWENAEEFLEL
- the paaA gene encoding 1,2-phenylacetyl-CoA epoxidase subunit PaaA, with translation MDLETVKERAGPRQFAPKDDMPEEYRKAATRMIQFHANSEVMGGYLEKPFIRQAPSIDRKLAFSAKVQDEIGHAQLLYRAAESLGIKTRDEMLDELANGEGKFLNCFHYPMESWHEVPMIAFFVDGAAMHRQATLKNTSWTPYAHAMDKVCFEEGFHVKHGESILSELMNGSKATQEKTQEAFEMWWPRIIQFFGPTNDKSVHNDFAQQVGLKTKSNDELRDTFLDTYVPKAEKYGLEVPEYPRIEYDEDEDTYHVNEDDLNWDEFWTIAKNDSEGSHEQINSRAHAQAAVEWVRESMESWEQAANTETPQAAD
- a CDS encoding enoyl-CoA hydratase/isomerase family protein, encoding MRVEDADGVRTVTFDRPDVKNAFTADVARDLSAALENLSPEAVDAVVLTGDGDAFSAGGDIQAMAERDETAREAYERVRGTLGRVAEAILTAPVPVIARVNGDAVGAGTSVVAACDFAYAVQGARFGASFVNVGLVPDAGGTVTLPRLVGLRAAKELAFTGKLISAERAADLDLVNEVVDADELDTVVDEMAETLASRPTETLALAKEAIHANLGRPWPDGLEREAQAQTLAYDTDAHEEGVSAFLEKRRPDFE
- a CDS encoding helix-turn-helix domain-containing protein; this encodes MIEECLVAEFRIDGDDCPLARATEEVPATVDAAAPQLRADGNVLLHFSASSDDRLAATLDADDDIRYLHVTRGDDAHTYRCLSKHPCVVHELVDVGFLVESMEYNDGGATMRGAVVGYDVLRGVMEKAGHTVGIQLQRVYPLRSDETPPVGRAWDLTPAQEESLRVAVEMGYFELPRTITAEDVADELGISKSAFLERLRRAQQSLFGTLFG